One Natronomonas gomsonensis genomic window, CGGACTGCTGGGATGAGTATCGCGAGCGGGCCTCTCACCGCGAGTATCGAACGCTTGCGGGGATGTACGACGACGAACCGCTCGCGGTTACGTCGACCGGAATCGGCTCGCCGTCGGCGGCCATTGCCGTCGAGGAACTCGCCCGCATCGGCGCCGAATCGTTCATCCGGGTCGGCTCCTGTGGTGCGATACAGGAGGGGGCGTCCGTCGGCGACCTCGTCATCACGACGGCGGCGGTCCGACAGGAGGGAACGAGCGACGAGTACGTCCGCGAGGATTACCCAGCGGCCGCCGACGACGAGGTGGTCACGGCGCTCGTGACCGCCGCCGAGCGACTCGACCACGACTACCACCTCGGCGTCACCTGCTCTACGGACTCGTTTTACGACGGGCAGTCACGGCCGGGATTCGAGGGGTTCCGTGCCGCCGGCGCCGAGGAGCGAATCGAAGAACTACAAGCGGCAGGGGTCCTGAATTTCGAGATGGAAGCCAGCGCCATCCTCACGCTTTCGAGTCTGTACGGGCTCCGGGCCGGAGCCGTCTGTACCGTCTACGCCAACCGCGTCACCGGCGAGTTCAGAACCGAGGGCCAGCGGAAGGCCGCCGAAACTGCCTCACTCGCGGCGGCGCTGTTGTCGAAGATGGACCGAGAGAAGGCTAACGCAGGTGTCGACCACTGGCACGCGGGGCTGTCGCTTGATGATGGGTAACGGAAGTAAAGCATCCGCGCGAGCGAAGCGAGCGCGGTTCGCGGCGACGAGACGGCTGTGCCGTCGAGTCGCCGTAGCGAGTGCCGACTAACGCGCCCTTTGGGCGCGGCAGGAGGCGCTCGCGCATATTTTCCCCAAGTTTTTGCCACGGAGGCGTGTTCGCCCACGGGGAACCGCCGGAGTGTGCAAAAAGTGGGTTTACATGTCCGGGAACGCTTTTGCGGCGTCGGCGAACCCATTGACCGTCTTAATCCAGCGTGCGGCGACCGTCTTTTTCAGCGCCTTTGCGGCGGGGCCGCCGAAGGTGTCGACAGGCAGTCCCTTCACGTCGTGGGCGACGGCCTTGCTGCCGACGGAGATGAGCGTCCCCTTGTCGTCGTACTCCCACTCCTTCAGCGGCTGGCCGCGGATGGTGCGGGCGATGTTCTCGCCGGCGACCTCGGCGGCCTGCCAGGCGGCCTGTGCGGTCGGCGGTGCGGGTTGTTCCTGTCCGGGCTGGTCGATGAGCGCGGCGTCGCCGAGGGCGAAGATGCGCTCGTCGGAGGTCTGGAAGTTCGAGGCGGACTCGATGCGGTTGCTCCGTTCGTCCTTGTCGACCTCGGCCGTCTCGGCGGCGTCTTGGCCGGTGATACCGCCGGTCCACAGCAGCACATCGTAGTCGAGTTCCGTCTCGTCGCCGACGTAGACGGTTTCCTCGTCGACCTCGCCGATGAACTCGCCGGTGTGAATCTCGACGTCCTTCTCTTCGAGCAGTTTGCGGAGTTTCGCCTGCACGACGGGGTCGTTGTTCGGGAAGACGTTGTCGAGGCCCTCGACGAGGTGGATGTCGAGCGGGGCGCGGTGTTTGTCTCGGAACTCCGCGATTTCGCCGGCGGACTGGATGCCGGAGAGGCCGGCACCGCCGACGATGACCTGTGCGGGGTCGTTCCGCGAGGCTTCCCGGGCAGCCTCGGTGATGGCCTCGTGGATTTCGAGGGCGTCGTCGAGCGTCTTCAGCGTCAGTGAGTGTTCTTCGAGGCCGTCGATACCGAAGAAGGCAGTCTGGGAGCCAAATCCGACGAGGAGGTAGTCGTAGTCGATGGTCGAGTCGTCGTCGAGCGTAATCTGACGGTCCTCGGTGTCGATTCCCTCGACGCGGCCCTGTACGAACCGGGTCGACGGCGACTTGATTTCCGACACCGAGAACGTGATCTTCTCCTGTACCTCTGGATTGCGGATACAGCGGTGGGATTCGTGGAGAACAAGGTGGTGGTCGACGTCTGACACCCACGTAATGTCTGCCTCTCCGTCGAGTTCCGATTCGAGCCGTTTGACCGCGCCGGTGCCGGCATAGCCGGACCCGAGCACGACGACGTCGTCCGTCATGTAAGACAGTGGGGATGCCTCCGATACAAACCTGTTGGAACCGCACGGCCGGCGAAAGTTGCCGAATCGACTCCCTTCGGGCGATTGTGCCTCGGTATCAGTGGGCGGCCTCTTCGTTGCCCGCCGGTGCCTCCATCTTGTCGATGGTAAGGATGAGGCTGTTGTTCGTGTCGTCTTTGCCCTCGATGGTTCCCGCGATGAGGAGTCGCGACAGCGGAGTCGGCCCGACGGTGATGTCGTCACCCTCGCTGAAATCGGCGATGGAGCCCTGCAGTTTGATTTCGGCACGGCACAACTCGGGGTGGTGGACGCTCGTGAGGTCGATTTCTTGGACGTTCGCACTCTCGATGAGTTCGCCGTCGTGTCGGAAGGGGACGTCCGCCGCTTGGTCCATCTCCTGTATCTTCAGCGCGTCGTAGGCGTTCGCTGTAGGCTTGTAGCCGCCTTTCGGTCCGGGTACACCTTCGACCAACTGGAGCGCCTTGAGACTCTGCATCTGGTTGCGAATCGTCCCGGGGTTTCTGTCTACCTGTTCGGCAATGTCTTCCCCCTTGACGGCGCTTTCGGACTCACGGTGAAGGTTGATGAGCTCCTGAAGAATCGTCTTCTGACTGGGGGTGAGCTCGATTGATGACATAGGCTATCATTCGATAGTTCCGTCCTTAAACCCGACGGTGGGACAATGCGTTTCGCCGGCGTTCGGTTTCCTCACGGTCGCTGACGTGAAGGGCACTGGCGGCGGTTTTTAGACGGTCGGTACTGTACCGGTGGTATGGACCTCCGAGTAATCGGTGCGCCGATGGACCTCGGTGCGGACCGACGTGGCGTCGACATGGGGCCGTCGGCGATTCGGTACGCTGGTCTCGCCGATACCGTCCGAGACGTCGGCCTTTCCTACGACGATGCCGGTGACCTGCCCGTCCCGCGACCAGAGGGTCGAGACCCGAACGCCGAAACGCCGGGAGAGGGCCGAGCGAAGTACCTCCGAGAGACGCGTTGGGTGTGTCGCCGCGTCGAGAGCGCCGTCGCCGACGCCATCGACGACGGCGACCTCCCTTTGGTCCTCGGCGGCGACCACTCCATCGCTATCGGCAGCGTCGGTGGGGCGAGCGCGGACCAGGACATCGGCATCCTCTGGCTCGACGCCCACGGCGATTTCAACACGCCGGAAACGTCCCCGAGCGGGAACGTCCACGGGATGCCTGTGGCGGCCATGCTCGGACGTGGGGCGTTCGCCGAGAAGCGGTGGGCCAACGCCGACATCGACGAGGAGAACATCGCGATGGTCGGTCTCCGAGATATCGATGAAAAGGAGCGCCACGCCATCCGTGACAGCGACGTGACGGCGTTCACGATGAGCCACATCGACAACCGGGGGCTCGTCCCGGTCATCGAGGATGCCATCGCCGCGGCGCTCGACGGAGTCGACGCGCTGCACGTCAGCCTCGATATGGACATTCTCGACCCTGACGAGGCCCCCGGCGTCGGGACACCCGTTCGTGGCGGCGTCACGTACAGAGAGGCACACGCCGCGATGGAACTCATCGCCGATACCGGTGCCGTCCGGTCGATGGAGGTCGTCGAGGTCAACCCCATCCTCGATTCACACAACAGAACTGCGGAGTTGGCTGTCGAGTTAATCGCGAGTGGCCTCGGAAAAGTGATTCTCTGAAATCGGTCGGGAACTCGTCTACAAGTCGAGCATCTCGGCGACCTGCTGCATGTCCTTGTCGCCGCGACCCGAGAGGTTCACGACGATGGTGTCGTGGTTGCCCTCGTCGGCCAGTTGTCCGGCCAACGCGACGGCGTGGGCGGTTTCCAGCGCCGGGATGATGCCCTCCAACTCCGAGAGGTCCCGGAACGCGGCCAGCGCCTCGTCGTCGGTGATACCGCGGTACTCACAGCGGCCGACAGCACGGAACATGGCGTGCTCCGGGCCCACGCCGGGGTAATCGAGTCCGGCGGAGACGCTGTGGACCTCCACATCGTCGTCGATGACGCGGGTCTTCATCCCGTGGATGACCTCCTCGTTGCCCGCCGC contains:
- a CDS encoding nucleoside phosphorylase, translated to MTADSEDPNDDEQYHVELADGDIEGPVLLPGDPNRVEIIADCWDEYRERASHREYRTLAGMYDDEPLAVTSTGIGSPSAAIAVEELARIGAESFIRVGSCGAIQEGASVGDLVITTAAVRQEGTSDEYVREDYPAAADDEVVTALVTAAERLDHDYHLGVTCSTDSFYDGQSRPGFEGFRAAGAEERIEELQAAGVLNFEMEASAILTLSSLYGLRAGAVCTVYANRVTGEFRTEGQRKAAETASLAAALLSKMDREKANAGVDHWHAGLSLDDG
- a CDS encoding NAD(P)/FAD-dependent oxidoreductase; translated protein: MTDDVVVLGSGYAGTGAVKRLESELDGEADITWVSDVDHHLVLHESHRCIRNPEVQEKITFSVSEIKSPSTRFVQGRVEGIDTEDRQITLDDDSTIDYDYLLVGFGSQTAFFGIDGLEEHSLTLKTLDDALEIHEAITEAAREASRNDPAQVIVGGAGLSGIQSAGEIAEFRDKHRAPLDIHLVEGLDNVFPNNDPVVQAKLRKLLEEKDVEIHTGEFIGEVDEETVYVGDETELDYDVLLWTGGITGQDAAETAEVDKDERSNRIESASNFQTSDERIFALGDAALIDQPGQEQPAPPTAQAAWQAAEVAGENIARTIRGQPLKEWEYDDKGTLISVGSKAVAHDVKGLPVDTFGGPAAKALKKTVAARWIKTVNGFADAAKAFPDM
- a CDS encoding Rrf2 family transcriptional regulator; the protein is MSSIELTPSQKTILQELINLHRESESAVKGEDIAEQVDRNPGTIRNQMQSLKALQLVEGVPGPKGGYKPTANAYDALKIQEMDQAADVPFRHDGELIESANVQEIDLTSVHHPELCRAEIKLQGSIADFSEGDDITVGPTPLSRLLIAGTIEGKDDTNNSLILTIDKMEAPAGNEEAAH
- the rocF gene encoding arginase, with the translated sequence MDLRVIGAPMDLGADRRGVDMGPSAIRYAGLADTVRDVGLSYDDAGDLPVPRPEGRDPNAETPGEGRAKYLRETRWVCRRVESAVADAIDDGDLPLVLGGDHSIAIGSVGGASADQDIGILWLDAHGDFNTPETSPSGNVHGMPVAAMLGRGAFAEKRWANADIDEENIAMVGLRDIDEKERHAIRDSDVTAFTMSHIDNRGLVPVIEDAIAAALDGVDALHVSLDMDILDPDEAPGVGTPVRGGVTYREAHAAMELIADTGAVRSMEVVEVNPILDSHNRTAELAVELIASGLGKVIL